The Corallococcus silvisoli genome has a segment encoding these proteins:
- a CDS encoding metallophosphoesterase family protein: MRIAVISDIHSNIEALTEVLRVAEHQKVDRFVSLGDIVGYGASPNPCCELVRSVAEITLLGNHDAAVAGRMDYSYYYDAARHALDWSANVLSDENLAWLRSLPYTYRIGEVGFCHGSPVDPKAYEYIFALEQARELTPYVAELPEVTFIGHSHLCRAFAIGNGEVNDVVAQKFVLRKGYKYIVSVGSVGQPRDYDNRACFVICDTDARTVEYLRVEYDIETSAQRIFDADLALNFGKRLFLGV; the protein is encoded by the coding sequence ATGCGCATCGCCGTCATCTCCGACATCCATTCCAACATCGAGGCCCTCACTGAGGTGTTGAGGGTGGCGGAGCACCAGAAGGTGGACCGCTTCGTGTCGTTGGGGGACATCGTGGGGTACGGGGCGTCCCCCAACCCGTGCTGCGAGCTGGTGCGCTCGGTGGCGGAGATCACCCTGCTGGGCAACCACGACGCGGCGGTGGCGGGGCGGATGGACTACTCGTACTACTACGACGCCGCCCGGCACGCGCTCGACTGGAGCGCCAACGTGCTCTCCGACGAGAACCTGGCCTGGCTGCGCAGCCTCCCGTACACGTACCGGATTGGCGAGGTGGGCTTCTGCCACGGCTCGCCCGTGGATCCGAAGGCGTACGAGTACATCTTCGCGCTGGAGCAGGCCCGGGAGCTGACGCCGTACGTGGCGGAGCTGCCGGAGGTGACCTTCATTGGCCACAGCCACCTGTGCCGGGCGTTCGCCATTGGCAACGGCGAGGTGAATGACGTGGTGGCGCAGAAGTTCGTGCTGCGCAAGGGCTACAAGTACATCGTCTCCGTGGGGAGCGTGGGCCAGCCACGCGACTACGACAACCGGGCCTGCTTCGTCATCTGCGACACGGACGCGCGCACGGTCGAGTACCTGCGCGTGGAGTACGACATCGAGACCTCCGCGCAGCGGATCTTCGACGCGGACCTGGCGCTCAACTTCGGCAAGCGCTTGTTCCTGGGCGTCTGA
- a CDS encoding TIGR02266 family protein: MSENRKHARVGTHLRCWCEGENVTLYARIANLSEGGFFLRTSTPLAAGTRTQVRLTRQATDTQLQAQATVVWLRQEEQPDGRPPGMGLRFEALDADALVSLRRIISQQQTPL; this comes from the coding sequence TTGAGCGAGAATCGAAAGCACGCGCGGGTCGGCACCCACCTGCGCTGCTGGTGCGAGGGTGAGAACGTGACCCTGTATGCACGCATCGCCAATCTGAGTGAGGGAGGCTTCTTCCTCAGGACGAGCACGCCCTTGGCGGCGGGGACGCGGACGCAGGTGCGGCTGACACGGCAGGCGACGGACACGCAGTTGCAGGCGCAGGCCACGGTCGTCTGGTTGCGGCAGGAAGAGCAGCCTGACGGCCGGCCCCCGGGCATGGGCCTGAGATTCGAAGCGTTGGACGCGGACGCGCTGGTGAGTCTGCGGCGCATCATCTCCCAGCAGCAGACCCCCCTATAG
- a CDS encoding PfkB family carbohydrate kinase, which translates to MSLLVVGSIALDSLETPFGKKEDVLGGSATYFSTSASFFGPVQLVAVIGEDFPESHLQFLRGRGIDLEGLTRESGRTFRWKGKYGWELNEAQTLDTQLNVFESFSPNLPQAYRETPYVFLGNIHPELQARVLDQVKSPKLVAADTMNFWIQGSRPALLKTLQRVNLLFINDAEARQLSGEHNVVKAARAILAMGPSRVVIKRGEHGALLFDQDHIFACPAFPLSEVFDPTGAGDTFAGGFMGTLATSASGKVDQQLLRRAMVMGSVMASFTVEKFSLERLREVQRPEIHARFAEFKKLTHFDDLGPLGG; encoded by the coding sequence ATGTCTCTTCTCGTCGTCGGTTCAATCGCGCTGGACTCGCTGGAAACGCCCTTCGGCAAGAAGGAGGACGTGCTGGGCGGGTCCGCCACCTACTTCTCCACGTCCGCGTCCTTCTTCGGGCCCGTGCAACTGGTGGCGGTGATTGGCGAGGACTTTCCAGAGTCGCACCTCCAGTTCCTGCGCGGGCGCGGCATCGACCTGGAGGGCCTCACGCGCGAGTCCGGCCGCACCTTCCGCTGGAAGGGCAAGTACGGCTGGGAGCTCAACGAGGCGCAGACGCTGGACACCCAGCTGAACGTCTTCGAGTCCTTCTCGCCCAACCTGCCGCAGGCCTACCGGGAGACGCCGTACGTCTTCCTGGGCAACATCCACCCGGAGCTCCAGGCGCGCGTGCTGGACCAGGTGAAGTCGCCCAAGCTGGTGGCCGCGGACACGATGAACTTCTGGATCCAGGGCAGCCGGCCCGCGCTGCTCAAGACGCTCCAGCGCGTGAACCTGCTCTTCATCAACGACGCGGAGGCGCGCCAGCTGTCCGGCGAGCACAACGTGGTGAAGGCCGCGCGCGCCATCCTGGCCATGGGCCCCTCGCGCGTCGTCATCAAGCGCGGCGAGCACGGCGCGCTCCTCTTCGATCAGGACCACATCTTCGCCTGCCCGGCCTTCCCCCTGTCGGAGGTGTTCGATCCCACCGGCGCCGGTGACACCTTCGCCGGCGGCTTCATGGGCACCCTGGCCACCTCCGCCTCCGGCAAGGTGGATCAGCAGCTCTTGCGCAGGGCCATGGTCATGGGCAGCGTGATGGCCTCCTTCACCGTGGAGAAGTTCAGCCTGGAGCGCCTGCGCGAGGTGCAGCGCCCGGAGATCCACGCCCGCTTCGCCGAGTTCAAGAAGCTCACCCACTTCGACGACCTGGGCCCGCTGGGCGGGTAG